taatggagtattcttttatataactagtacaatgtatggaaaacaAAGTATGCAAGTAAGCTATAGACTGCATTGGATTACTTTCCTTAGCAATGCGGTGTACTTTGCAACAACATAATTTGCCTGATCATTCTGTCGCTGGATTGGAATGAATGTAAGGTACTttccaaaattacaaaaaaaaaaaaaaaaaaatcactctgcaGCATCAAATATGATTTGAGATATGTTGAGATATGTTAGATCTCTCAACACCTGCTGTATACAAAAACCTTACTCTTCCGTGTGAAATATGTAAACATTATCTCTTCCCTCGTGTTCTTTGAATAACCTACCTTGCAAATATTCACTTTGAGgacattttctctttaaagaaaaaaaagaaaaaaaaagttttgcaactTTTTCACTAAGGCGTCTGTTctgcataaaaataataataataataaaaaataaaccctcAACATCATTTGATCTTCACTTCACAAATGGAATAAGTGTTAGCAGATCATTTAAATCATTCCCATTAGTATTCATGTACGGATGATGTTGATCTAAAGAATATGCACATGAAAGAAAGAATTCATATTTAAACCAGTTTCACTTGTTCAGAATAACCTCATGTGGCACTGGAGCTGCTGTCTGCAATGACGTTTGGTTTGTCACACTTGATGTTATTGCTGAGGACAATTACTTCTCCAAAGAGAATTAAAAACACTCACAGCATCATAATAATTGTAAAATGATGTGCTGCCTTGCAAGATATTCTATGAAACCATTGTAAAATATCACTGTTTACAAGAGCACATAATTATGTGCTAAATGTGAGGAAATGGTTAGATTGGTAAtcattttaaatgctgtaaatgtttattaCCCTGTGACTATGTAATTACATGATCTCTCTTATTTAATTGATAGTGTactatcataaaaataaataaataactaaataaatctgtattgttattattatttaaaacaaaaaagtaattttaatctACTGGAAAATGTGTTActcattttggtaaaaaaaaataataataacaaacaaatgtatgtatgtgcattATTACAATTTCATTTCATTGGACTTTTGAAAAAAATTTATGTAGGACTGTACTATTGTTGATAAAGTATTCAGTTTAGTGTTACTCAATGCATTATATAAGAAGTGAATCcagcaataataggacacagcACAGCTGGGTAGACTGTCACAAAGGCTCTCCTCGACAGTAATACACAAGCTTGACCTGGCTTCAGTGCCAGTTGCCtaccatagatatatgtaatgaAGGTTAAATCAACCTTAACAGAAGTGAAAGCCAGTGGCATCatgtgatctgccactttgggtcaagttttgttttgctggcaatactcTGCTGTTGCACTTTTTAATATAAAGGCACTATAGTTGTTCTAACCTAGATTATGCATATGGCAGGTAACTAAAAGCATCTTAACCCAAACttatcaaaaaaattaaaaacacaatatttgagaaTTTGCAGTGATTGCAAAACCTCATGAAAGGGTAATACAGATTAAGAAAGTGTCACTTGAAGCTATTTAATGAGTGCCGTCCATTATTTGTGTTACATGCATGATCTAGTCATGCAATTTGTGTCAACTGATAATGAGTCATTTTCCTTCTGAGACAATTTTCCAACTCCCCAAAGTGTCAATGTGAATCTAACCCTAAAAGAACACAAATATTGGAATCTGTGCATGCTGTGTGTTTCGTGACATTGTGATGCAAACGATAATTTGTCAGCTGAGTCAGAATGAGTGTATGATGCATATGATTTGTAGCAgccaaaaataaacttttttttttcttctgtaactCCTGCATTTTGACAGCTCATTTGACAGCTCAGTAATtactttttgtatgaaataaagaACACCATTTCGGGGTATCATTTGTTATCAAAGTTATATGCTAAGTAAAGCTACTGCAGTACCAGAAGCTGCATGCTTTCCAGAGTGAGTCAAAGTAAGTTTCatgtaagtaagtaagtaatgTATCATCAGTCTTCAATAGCATTACATACATTTAACATAAGAGAAAGTTTCTGCACTCATCTGCTTTAAGCCTACAGTATGCATTGGTTTGCCCTATTCCAAATTATGTTTGTTATGTAGGACTTTTATGGAGAAGTACACCATCTGTTGGTTTCCATCTTTTTTAGTACTTGATGATTTTGAGGGCAGGGGAGGTCAAAAATAATTTGGCAATTGCAAAAAATGataatgcattgttttgtgtggCTTAAAGTAATTCATTCATAAATACTGCGGCCATATGCAATTGTGATATGTAACTTAAGAAAGCATCAGGAATGGGAAAATGAattaattgaatatatatatacagtaagggACTGTCTAACCTTCAAACATGTCATGGTTGTTTGACAAGAAACGCCACATTAAATAACATCATTCTGCAAATGCCCTGCAACCCCATTCCGCTTCACAGTGGTGTCGAGCTTTGTTGCTTCTGACTTTAATTTATTTCTTCTTACTGCATCTTATGACAAACATAACAGGGCATTGCATGAAATGAACActgaaatgcaatacaaaatgatGCAAAACAGATTGCAAAAGTCACGTAGCAAATTTGCTTGCCATagacaaataataactaaaataacCCATTGATTCTTTTCCAGACTTGCCTATTTGTCAGCAACATTAATAAAGTGAAGATGTCTGAGAGGAAATGGTTTGCCTTTCCGGCATAGTAACACCAGACCGGCTAAGAGAGTTGAATCTGAGATGTCCCAGTGCTTTGCAGACAGTAATGAAGCCAGTTATATACACTGTGAATGGGCCAGAGCACACGGAGCAGCTCATATTCAGCTACACATTTTAAAGGTAGCTAACAAATGTTCAGACTACAAGACAGAAACATATGGGGAGCAAGGCTTTTTATTGCAATCTTGAGTCAGTGCTTTTTAATCTCTATTAAGGTCAGGGACAGACAATAAAAATATTTGGTACAGAACAAATAACACTGGATCATTTGTCAACACCAGACCTATCATCAGAGCTAACATTATTtcagtatgttattattattattattattattattattattattattattattattattagtagtagtagtagtagtagtagtagtagttgttgttgttgttgttgttgttgttgttgttgtcttagGAGTAATAGTAACTCCTACATTATAGGATGTGTTTTAATCGGACAAATCTATATTGTATATTTTCTGcagcaaaaaacatatttatcataaaGTTCAGGTGCACTTCTCTTGTTAGCCAGTAGGTGATATCTTCTTTTTCAGTGTGTGCTGTTCCTGTTTTTACACTGTGGATCTAGGTAAATTGAAAACTTGTTTCAATATTCGTCCAGGATACCATGGTTAAAACCAAGCTACCTATCCCTGACAACTTTCTGCATGGCAGAAAGTTATGTAACTTCATGTGCGTTGTAACAAAtgtgcataaatatttaaagGATATATACAtcccaacacacaaacacagccctcCTTCTGGAAGCTTACAATATCTCGCCTTTCCTTGAATCAAATGTTGGAGCTCATGGAAGGAGCTTGAGGCTGAAGTCCTTTCTGTTGCACAGCAGTGGCTTGACGAAGTTCAATGCTAGCTTTCCCTCATCGACCCTGTTAGAGTGAGGGAGCTGTGGAGGGGTCTGTGCCCATCCCTTATTCAGCCTTCTGTCTGCAGAAGCTCCTACTTCCAGCTGTTCTGAATTGTGTGGCATTTTTGTGATATGGACTATTGATCCACTAAAGAAGCAAAGAAACCAAATTAATTTCACTTGTCACAATAAGATGTATTTAAACCTAAATGAAATACAAGTGTAAAAATACCCCGCCACATAGACCTTATGCTTAGACCTGTATAATTCTTCTATAGGAAGAATTCTTATCTTTATACAGCTTGCATAGTGTCCGCATTACTTTCTaattatcttctttttttaagttacttagGTAAACTCTGTGTTTCTAAAtagtattgtcattttttttttactatttttttcctATTCTAAATTCATATAGCTGAATATGAAAGTGTATGTAGAGGTGATTTGAAAGACTTTTTTTGGTgatctgttgttgtttttgtgaaagCATTAGTGTCAAAGGTGTTCGAGAGAAATAAAACTTGCAAGAGAAATgatatagatttatatttttattccatttatatttcTTCTCTGTAAGGATATCTTGTACACCAAATATCCCATTGGCAGTAAAGCGcattcaatgtgttttgaagccAGAAACAGTCACTTGGTTtaacaaacacaattacaaaataaaaaataaccacaaaATAATGACTGCATGTTAATAACATACAAGATCCATGCCTACTCAGTAGGTAACTACAACATTCCAACTCCTGAATATATAGAGATATTTACATTTTagttacaaaaatatacttttaagattttttttttttttttgcttacattACAAGAAATGAAGCTGTGCCTTCAAATCATTCTTTTTGTCATTGTTCAATCTCTTGAAATTCCTTTTACATTCTGTAAAAACTCCCTTTCCCCTTAAGGCTGGATGCAAATCATCCATTTACACAACTCTGTGTCAAAACGTCAGCAAGGCTTCACAAAAGGCACCAAAACGtttgaaaacttttaaaacagaacttgtttttttttgttgttttgttttgtttttgttttttttgccacgtgtgagagtgacagtgggtgatatttacaaaataacataaaGGAACATCACTCCTACACATGCTTTGAATATTTAAGTGCTtttcaaacaaattcaaaattCATCACAGCATCTTCACGacagaaaagagaaaaatatttataaaatatggcCCTGTTAACTTCAAATAATACAATGTAGATATGCAAATAAGTTTTCACATCAATAGTACCAAAGAATGATAAACAAAACATGGCACATGTACAATATACATGTAGTTTATGTATATTATCAAAGTCTTTTCATGGTTGATCTGATTGTCTCAGATCTCCAGACTGTCCTTGAGCTGGGGTAAGAGAGTGTTAAGACTTTAGGTATTAACTGTGATTAGGATGAAGTCCCCTTTTTTTGTAAAGGTCTAAAGATCTCAAGCTTTAAGTGCCATTTGCTGTTTAAAGTCATTTGGAACACTTCTTTCTGAAGAACTGATTATGTAGAAatcctttttttctcattttcttttaactctctgaggttttttttttttaaatagtcttagCCTTTACTCTTCGGGTACCTTAAGATTGCACACGGAAATTGTGTGTGGAAAAGTCATTTGATCATTTGTTTGATGGCGCAAAAGTCTTAGCAGATTTCAATTGTCCTTGGAGAGAGAGTTGACTGCATATCTGACAGGGGAGTGGCGACAGGTGAGCTGTAAATGTTTGTGGGGAAGGTAGAGGCTCCCTGGCTCTGGAAGGGGGTAGTTACTGAAGGGTAGGAGGTAGCCACTGACGGGGAGGGGTAGGAGTTGTGCATGGGAGAGGAGTAGCAGGAGGGTACTGGAGAGTGGTACGAGGAGACTGGAGAGGGGTAGGATGTTATTGGGGAGGGGTAGCTGGAGACTGGAGACTGAGCCGAGACAGGAATTACCTTCTCCGCCTTCTTCTCCTTCTGCCGCAGGTGGATCTTGGTGTGCCTCTTCCTCTCATCACTGCGGGCGAACTTGCGGCCGCAGATTTCGCAGGCAAAGGGCTTTTCTCCAGTGTGAGTGCGAATGTGGGTGGTCAGGTGATCACTGCGGCTGAAGTTCCTCATGCAGATGCGGCACTGGAAGGGCTTCTGCCCTGTGTGAATGCGGATGTGTCTGGTCAGCTCATCGGAGCGGGAGAACCTCCTGTCGCAGGTCTCCACGGGGCAAGCGTAGGGCCTCTCATGCGGAGGAGTCTTGCTGGGACGGTTTGGATATTTTCTCATTCTGCTGGGCTTGATCAGCTGGGACTGGTAGGCGTTCTTCAGGTCTTGAGAACCTGTCTGGGTGGCAAAAGCCTTGATGGTGGACAGAGGTGTGAGGGAAGGCTGTGGGTTTCGGTTCTCCAGGTTCTGGAAGGGTTTCTGGTCCAGGCAGATCTCGGCTTGCTGCTGTGGGAAGAGGTAGTCTGGGATCATGGGCACTGAAAAGTTGGTGGTGCCAGTCTTGGTGATGGGGTACGCTGGTGGAGGGTACTGGATGGAGCTGCTGACCTGGCTGGAGAAGGTCTGGGACTGGTCAGAAAAGATGTCAGTGCTGGCACTGGAGTAGGTTGGAGCTGCTGAGTAGATGGGGTTGGGCTCACTGTGCTGGATGGAGCAGCTCATGGCAGGACTCTGGGATGCTGAGGATGAGGGGGGTGAGGATGAAGTGGAAGTGGAGGGCGAATTTGCCATTCCCATCAGTCCACTGACCAGGCTGAAGAAAGGTTCTGCCCACAGGCTGTTGCTGCAGTTTGCAGGTTCTAGAGTGAAGCGCCCAGTGTAGGAGATTGGAGGCAGCCTGCAGGTCTGGTTGGGGTAACTTGGCTCAACCAAAGACTTGTCACCATTGATGGAGATATCAGTAAATGTATCtggagaacaaaacacaaacaaaacctatgtttaaatatctttgtctGATCAGCAGTAGACAGCTAATTATATGCAGTGACATGTATCAGAAGGTATAGTTATAATGCACTTGGATTTATCGTTTGTTTCTTCTGCACGCTAGTGCTTCAGAAAGAGAATCCTATCCAATCTACAGTGCTTAGCAGCAGCAGGTGCTGACGCAatgagagagaatccccctatgCACAGCACCAAAATGTAATTGCACTTCACACCTTTTGCATCTGATTgctaaaacagctaaaaacagatATCTTTCATTACATTAACAGGCAGCATTTACATGTTCCTCTGTTTCTAAACCTAAttacatttaatgcatttttttttacttccacaGGATTACAagcaattctttaaaaaaaaaaaaatgcatatgtgaCAATTATTGTCTATGCTTCTTAATCctttaactgtatttaatgtacatatAAATGCAGGTTAAATATGCAGAATGCATGCATGTTAAAGAATCAGAACCTGGGCAATACATCCATCTTAATACACACGCTGACTAttacaaatgattttaaaatgacatgtatTTAAAAGGAAAGCCAGTTCTTACCTCCAGTCAGGTGTTCATATTGGTCTCCAGGTTCCCCAGAGCCAAACCCAGTGTTCTCCGGTACAGAGGGATTCAGAAACTGTGTCCCTCCTGGATTGAGGAGCATCATCTCTTCCAGCTTCGGGTAATTATCCATTGGGGAGTGGGGGAAATTACACAGAGGATCTGATATTTGCAGAGGGGACAGAAGCATCTCCGTCTTGGCAGCTGCCATTCTTCTACAAacaattaatattgtttttcagatAAACTCTGAGAAGGGAATCACCAGAGCAGTGACAGCTCTGGGATGAGAGAGGAAGAATTCAGATATAAATCAGCagcctttttgttgttgttgttgttgttctgctggttctccagttttttttttttccttttttttatagaaaaaaaaatcgtgctcttttttaatataaatattaatgtatatttatatattctgcACTCAACCAATGAATTAAAAGATGATAGCAATTGGTTgttctttattaatgttaaagGAAATCTTCCTGTATTTAAAAAGGCTGCAGCTGGTTTTGTTATTTTCGCTGTTTTACTTGCACTGGCTCTGTCTCTGGTTCGCTCTGTACTGCCAGTGAGCAAGCTCTGAGGGCTGTTTCTCTAGTCAGAGAATCCCCGCTCCTTTTTATACCCTCCTGGTGTGACGTAGATGTCCATATATGGATAGGAGGAAGCCCATATTTAGGCACTGCAGTGGAGGACACATGACGTTGCCTGGGGGAAAAGGCAACACGGAGAGAATCTGAATTAAATTCTGTGCAATAAATTCAAGGAAAAGACCGATCGTTTTCTCTTCACGTTGGGATCAATGCATCCATGGCTTAATACCGGacattaaaatgattgtttttttttttttttttttttttttttttttttccaatgcgcACAAGTTAAACGTGGATTTCCCGTCCCCTTGTCTGCCGGAAGCCTCGGCTCTGCCACTCCATATTAGGGCATATCTACATATGGCTAATTCCGGTAGGGTTCCTCTTCCTTGCCCTTATTTGGAGCTTCCTGAGATTCtgatttttaaatactgatcGGAGAGCTTGGCAGTGGATGAGTGACGAGAACGGGATTAAAGTCCAACAGCAATAAGTTATTGTCAGAACTACTATATACTTTCACTAGCACTGGCACAGACTCATTTTactaactgtaatattactgtaaTCGTTTTTAtagatgtaattaaaataaaacgcGGACTCTTTTTAAAATTCCCGTGCTTGCACAAATTTGTCAAACAAGGTTATAATACGTTCTTAATTTAAAACGTAAAATGTTATATTCCATACTGTTATAAAAGTGAAACATTACACATCTTCGCAATACAAATATTGATATTGATTAGTTTCGTTTACTGTTTTGTGAGACGTTCGACGTACAGTGTTTGGGATGTTTCTCTTGAACACGCTGAACTTGACGGTGCAGGACCCTACTACTATCTAGAAAGCAGAAAGACTGGGCAAAATCAGAAGcagcaaagtaaataaataagcagaccGCTTGCTAAACAAtaggaaaaataaacattttgctgatattacaaaaaaaaaaaaaaaaaaaaaaaaaatgttttgcgtTGAGCACTTAAGTGCATGggcattattattgttaacacCTACTAATCAAGCTACAGAAAGTGACTGCCGGAGAAAGTTGTAAACAGGTACTAGCCAGGAAGTGTTTTGCCTAAAAAATCTCTACCGTGGGGACAGTTGACATAGCGGGTGGCGTTGTAACCAAAACGGAGCTGGGAAAGCCACAAAAAAACGCTGCATCTTTCAGACAAGCAGAAAAATAGAGCAGAGCGTTCGGGCTGGGTGGGGAAACTCGTACATTTGTTGCAGTAGTACGAGCATAACAGATACACACTTTCTAGCGGAAGACTCAGGACGTGAATGCTACaaacacactaaacaaacacggattgtaataaaagaataaaacatacaaataaaaagggTGAGCGTCGAGCGATTAAAAGGTAAATAACGGGCACATAAGattcatttcagtttaatttctACCACATTAAAACGACTACACTGCATCTCCATCGGCTGCACTGGGGAACTGTTTACACCAAGAATGACGCCCCGTGCATGCAATTAACCCGTAAAACAACGAAtatgatgatttaaaaaacaaagttggAGTGAATTAAAAACATCTGTGCAAAGCTGAGAATGCTCGCGCTGGCATACGCAATTCCTTATACATATGTGACAGATGTAGAGCAATGACTGATGTATATATCGGTTCTGTACACCTGGCAATGTTGTGGATACCGCATCGGTAGCCTGTCATTCTCTCGATATCTTAATGTCACGATTGCgctttagttatttatttatttattaacttttttattgcatatataaaacagaacaagGTATGATTTACCGTGATAGCTGTTTTACCAGTCTGTACATTTAACAATGTGTTTGTCTCTGCTCTAATTTAGAGGCGATTATGCGAAAGGAATTCCCTTTAATGTTGTTTGCGCTCACGATAGTGCGGAGAAGGTTTGATTCTCGAGGCACGGATTAGAAATCCCTTGCCTTCCTCTTTGCTGCCcacaccttttaaaatgtaatgcagaaaaaaaaaaaaactagttgttTTCTACTACGTTGCTGGGTATAGAGCTATATCATATTCAAAATAATGCGCATAATTCAAGCAATATAACTGGTACTTCAAACATATagatgctatatatttttttatctcaaTGCAATCATGTGAATTACACATTTtccgtcattttttttttttttaagttttgcaatACATAATATGGTACATATATGTACCATCGTTTTCACAATACGCCTGGCGATCGAATCTTGCAGACATAATATACGGTTGTTTATTTACACCTTACTGCAGGCGTTTCCTGGGTTCGATCCTCGTGGGTTGGGTTCCCTTATTCAAtcgttatttttaaaaatgctgcaATATGCTGTTGttgggggaggagggggtgctCCTGGTGATGCAAAGTAGAAAAGCAGGGAATCTCTGTGTCAATAGGTTCGCTGCTGCCCTTCGGAGCAAATGTGCAACCTGTTTGTACATCATtactgttgtattatttattttctataactTGTAACCACTGCAGAAATGCAAACTGAAACGTGTTCAATATATTGCTCGATCATCATAATCCTTGTGGCTGGCTTCTGGAAGTCTCTGTAACTGGTTACTTGCTGTTTCCTGTACTGGAAAAATGCCAGGTAAATGCCTAGACGCAGTGAAATTGTACTGGGCATGCTCGTATTTGTCTTTGGTTTGTTGGTGCTCTGCCGCAAATCTCTCACAGACGAGTCAATAGATCTCGAGCTCACAATGAACGGTCTCAGGTAGAAACTTCTGTGCTCCTGAACTGTGCTTTTCTGACGTCGTATACAGTGTAAATAAAGCTTTATGTGTGGTGTATAGTTGTGTATATGTTTTATGAAACGCGTTAAATGGTTCTTATAACACTAAATGAAGACATCTATACATAGCCTAACAAACATACAGCCACAATTACCAAACCAGAATTaaacaacacatacaaaaaaacatgcacaaaccAAGAACACTACCAGAGATATGAAAGTCGAATCTACAGTCGCGGTCATTTCCATTTTTATGCTTATAgtacagagtgtgtgtgtaaaaagTGTTTGGCCTGCCACCAAGTAACTTCCTCAAAGAATTCACAGCACGGTATAAAAAAGACAAGAAGACCGAATAGGAACTTCTGGATATTCtggagaataaataaaacaagctttaTTTGAAATGAGAATAGAATTCAGTGTTCAGTGCATCTTGAAATCAAGTGCCTACGTAT
The Polyodon spathula isolate WHYD16114869_AA chromosome 22, ASM1765450v1, whole genome shotgun sequence genome window above contains:
- the LOC121297198 gene encoding early growth response protein 1-like gives rise to the protein MAAAKTEMLLSPLQISDPLCNFPHSPMDNYPKLEEMMLLNPGGTQFLNPSVPENTGFGSGEPGDQYEHLTGDTFTDISINGDKSLVEPSYPNQTCRLPPISYTGRFTLEPANCSNSLWAEPFFSLVSGLMGMANSPSTSTSSSPPSSSASQSPAMSCSIQHSEPNPIYSAAPTYSSASTDIFSDQSQTFSSQVSSSIQYPPPAYPITKTGTTNFSVPMIPDYLFPQQQAEICLDQKPFQNLENRNPQPSLTPLSTIKAFATQTGSQDLKNAYQSQLIKPSRMRKYPNRPSKTPPHERPYACPVETCDRRFSRSDELTRHIRIHTGQKPFQCRICMRNFSRSDHLTTHIRTHTGEKPFACEICGRKFARSDERKRHTKIHLRQKEKKAEKVIPVSAQSPVSSYPSPITSYPSPVSSYHSPVPSCYSSPMHNSYPSPSVATSYPSVTTPFQSQGASTFPTNIYSSPVATPLSDMQSTLSPRTIEIC